One genomic segment of Blastocatellia bacterium includes these proteins:
- a CDS encoding PilX N-terminal domain-containing pilus assembly protein yields MRKRGMHLRVTNSRAAMAAKRWQRDAESARDDERGMALIAVLLIMSLLLMLGLAVTFTSLSDKAITQNFKNLTSGFYAAEAGVNNLHRLLRNDKFIVGSLPDPPHITPGQPTLNPSDFIVAAQAAMNKKEIFPNNAAYITKINVKDIQVPYPADDNDPAHYNQRVQYINPLYPRYGQVEPYAVTYQLESRGEGIEGLNGAVTLVEEGVINFKLLVKGEGGGLRVGTFSEFALFYDTFDPYNPAGPFIYQGLGPGDRFAGRVHTNERFGFWTTADGSDPPVFHGHVSQSYRSTSFYRHGAGEPPPPVDADSEVVDGVLVAPKFLAGFDRGVAPIPPTGNAFDQARAVLDGGFQLSAGSPTDGELHQALRSVNNLVEPLPEAKDPMSTTPTLEPGVYVPSDGETFSGSGLYVMGDVNDIQLSADPSGNREIIRITQGSKTTTVVIDVDANTTTIDAGNGTKTLRGVPKDRSIVEKGNRSAASLYIRGDVQSLHGPGRNGQGQPAPAIDSDFAVTVTAGGYPSGNDRKPVTGGSVVITGDLTYETPVVDGAGNPINQDAQNVLGIFASGGNVEIPTNGRAPDNLTVHASIAAFELHDAEGNPIMGANGRPFGGRIRSQDLANSFSNMPYRGSFNLVGGMQATNFDNFGVYDGDFHGYMYKGSWDARYENGQSPPFYPGYIVADDGPSGPPSVKAQANAPQVTSYKRVYYGGATDSLQ; encoded by the coding sequence ATGCGTAAGAGAGGGATGCACCTTCGGGTGACGAATTCACGGGCGGCGATGGCGGCGAAGCGGTGGCAGCGCGACGCCGAATCGGCGCGCGACGACGAGCGCGGCATGGCTTTGATTGCCGTGTTGCTCATCATGTCGCTGCTCTTGATGCTCGGGCTGGCCGTCACCTTCACGTCGCTTTCCGACAAAGCGATCACCCAGAACTTCAAGAACCTGACCAGCGGCTTCTACGCCGCCGAGGCCGGCGTCAACAACCTGCACCGCTTGCTGCGCAACGACAAGTTTATCGTCGGGTCGCTGCCCGATCCGCCGCACATCACACCCGGACAGCCAACCTTGAACCCGAGCGATTTCATCGTCGCTGCCCAGGCCGCGATGAACAAGAAAGAGATCTTCCCGAATAACGCGGCCTATATTACCAAGATCAACGTCAAAGACATTCAGGTGCCCTACCCCGCAGACGACAACGACCCGGCGCACTACAACCAGCGCGTCCAGTACATCAATCCGCTCTATCCGCGCTATGGCCAGGTCGAGCCCTACGCCGTCACTTATCAACTGGAATCGCGCGGCGAAGGCATCGAAGGCTTGAACGGCGCGGTGACGCTGGTTGAAGAGGGCGTGATCAATTTCAAGCTGCTGGTCAAAGGCGAAGGCGGCGGCCTGCGCGTCGGCACCTTCTCTGAGTTCGCGCTCTTCTATGACACCTTCGACCCGTACAATCCCGCGGGGCCTTTCATCTATCAAGGGCTCGGCCCCGGCGACCGCTTCGCGGGCCGCGTCCACACCAACGAGCGTTTCGGCTTCTGGACGACCGCCGACGGCTCTGACCCGCCGGTCTTTCACGGCCACGTCTCGCAATCCTATCGCAGCACCAGCTTCTATCGTCACGGCGCGGGCGAGCCGCCGCCGCCGGTAGACGCCGATTCCGAAGTCGTTGACGGCGTGCTGGTCGCCCCGAAGTTCCTCGCAGGCTTTGACCGCGGCGTCGCGCCGATCCCGCCGACCGGCAACGCCTTCGATCAGGCGCGGGCCGTCTTAGACGGCGGCTTCCAGCTTTCTGCCGGCTCGCCGACCGATGGCGAGTTGCATCAGGCTCTGCGCAGCGTCAATAACCTAGTTGAACCGCTGCCCGAAGCGAAAGACCCAATGTCAACCACGCCGACACTTGAGCCGGGCGTTTATGTGCCGTCGGACGGCGAGACCTTTTCCGGCAGCGGCCTCTATGTGATGGGCGACGTCAACGACATTCAACTGAGCGCCGACCCGTCGGGTAACCGCGAGATCATTCGCATCACTCAGGGCAGCAAGACGACGACTGTGGTGATTGACGTGGACGCCAACACGACGACGATTGATGCCGGCAACGGCACCAAGACGCTGCGCGGTGTGCCGAAAGATCGCTCGATTGTCGAAAAGGGCAACCGCTCGGCGGCGTCGCTCTACATCCGCGGCGACGTTCAATCGTTGCACGGGCCGGGTCGCAACGGTCAGGGCCAGCCGGCTCCGGCGATTGATTCCGATTTTGCGGTCACGGTGACGGCGGGCGGTTACCCGTCGGGCAACGACCGCAAGCCCGTGACCGGCGGCTCGGTGGTGATCACGGGTGATTTGACTTACGAAACGCCGGTCGTAGACGGGGCAGGCAACCCGATCAACCAAGACGCGCAGAACGTCCTCGGCATTTTCGCTTCGGGCGGCAACGTCGAAATACCGACCAATGGCCGCGCGCCGGATAACCTGACGGTTCATGCTTCGATTGCCGCCTTCGAGCTGCACGACGCCGAAGGCAACCCGATCATGGGGGCGAACGGCAGGCCCTTTGGCGGGCGCATTCGCTCGCAAGACCTGGCGAACAGCTTTTCGAACATGCCTTACCGCGGCTCGTTCAATCTGGTCGGCGGCATGCAGGCGACGAACTTCGACAACTTTGGCGTCTATGACGGCGACTTCCACGGCTATATGTACAAGGGCAGTTGGGACGCGCGCTATGAGAACGGCCAGTCGCCGCCGTTTTATCCCGGCTACATCGTAGCCGATGACGGCCCGAGCGGCCCGCCGTCGGTGAAGGCACAGGCCAACGCGCCGCAAGTGACTTCATACAAGCGCGTCTATTACGGCGGCGCGACTGATAGCTTGCAGTGA
- a CDS encoding protein phosphatase 2C domain-containing protein has product MSEDYAFNIAVYAMTNVGMVRSGNEDNFLVLNLTTADTWTPDKIHEEPAAHLTTFSQSHFGSLLAVSDGMGGALAGEVASHHAIECVRDRMLELQASPTYQKIAFHERLRLSIELANLYIHQMSQQRSEYAGMGATFTGAGLLGTTAYFGQVGDSRAYLIRGGRVQKVTRDQSLVEQLVEAGHITEEEAERHTYKNVILQALGAAPSVNVVVDRVELRDLDIILLCSDGLTSNFKVKPEEMVRLIDQSHSLKEACESLIGLANQRGGEDNITVLVAQVTGGKLQPPEPAVTDGSTLPLSAAAGLQDRWGAETLPRDPDLPYEVDLDLVDDEEETIPPTERLSSDS; this is encoded by the coding sequence ATGTCGGAAGATTACGCATTCAACATAGCCGTCTATGCCATGACGAACGTCGGCATGGTACGGTCGGGCAATGAAGATAACTTTCTGGTGCTGAACCTGACGACGGCGGATACCTGGACACCCGACAAAATCCATGAAGAGCCGGCGGCGCACCTGACGACTTTCTCGCAAAGTCACTTTGGCTCGCTGCTCGCCGTCAGCGACGGCATGGGCGGGGCGCTGGCCGGCGAAGTCGCCAGTCATCACGCCATCGAATGTGTGCGCGACCGCATGCTTGAGCTACAAGCGAGCCCGACTTATCAAAAGATCGCTTTCCATGAGCGATTGCGCCTGTCAATCGAGCTGGCGAATCTCTACATCCACCAGATGAGCCAGCAGCGCTCGGAGTACGCCGGCATGGGCGCGACCTTCACGGGGGCCGGGCTGCTGGGGACGACCGCTTACTTCGGGCAGGTTGGCGACAGCCGCGCTTATCTGATTCGCGGCGGTCGCGTGCAGAAGGTGACGCGTGACCAATCGCTCGTCGAACAACTGGTCGAAGCCGGCCACATCACCGAAGAAGAAGCCGAGCGCCACACCTACAAGAACGTCATTCTGCAAGCGCTCGGCGCCGCGCCCAGCGTCAATGTCGTGGTTGATCGCGTCGAGCTGCGCGACCTCGACATCATCCTGCTGTGCAGTGATGGCCTGACTTCTAATTTTAAGGTGAAGCCGGAAGAGATGGTGCGACTGATCGATCAATCGCATTCGCTCAAGGAAGCCTGCGAATCGCTGATCGGGCTGGCCAATCAGCGTGGCGGTGAAGATAACATCACGGTGCTGGTCGCCCAGGTCACCGGCGGCAAGCTCCAGCCGCCCGAACCGGCGGTTACGGATGGCTCGACTCTGCCGCTCAGCGCGGCGGCGGGCTTGCAAGATCGCTGGGGAGCCGAAACCCTGCCACGCGACCCCGACCTGCCTTATGAAGTTGATCTCGATCTTGTTGACGACGAGGAAGAGACCATCCCGCCCACCGAGCGGCTCTCTAGTGATTCATAA